The sequence GCCCTAAAATCTCTTTGATTGCTTTAGTTACGTCAGTTTCCTTGCTTAACAATTCCATGTTTTCTGCTGCATTGTTTATATTACTCATTATCATATCCTCCTAAAAGTAAATTGAATTCTTTTTTCTTTGGTGCTGCTTTTTCCACCGTTTGCTCTGATTTCATTGCCACATCTTCCAGCTCATCAATTCGATTAGCGGAAGCCTTTATAACCTTTGACGATTCAACAGAAAACTTTTCTAAGTCTTGAATTCTTTTTTCTGTTTCATCAATGACGTCCATTCTTTTTTCAAGCTCGCCAAGCTTGTCCATTAAGTTCGCAACCGCAGCTTGCAATTTATCTTGCTTGCTGTCTTGCTGCTCTTCTTGTTTTGCTGTTTCTTTTGACATTTCATCCTCTTTCTTCTTGTGTTTTATAATGAAATCCATGCTGTTTATTTTGGATATAAACTGGTATATTGAGGTTATCATTTCATTCTTCTTTGCTTCAGGAGTATCATTCTTGTATAAAGCATCGTTTAAAGCATAGTATAATAAATCTAAATACCAGCCAACATTATTGTTTTCGTCGTTATAAACCTCATCATTAAAATCCTTTTGTACAAAGCCCAACGCTTCTAAAATGCTATTTGCTACAGATTTTAATGCACCATATTTTACGATATTACCATTCTCGTCAACATCAACATTGACTTCCCGTCTGGTTGTCTTGCCAGCTAATGAAAAGCCAGTAAACTCACCAGATTTAACCTTCTGCCATGCTTCGTCGGTTGCTTTAATTGCAAGCACCCAAGAGCCTTGTTTTACCATCCTGCCAGCTATTTCAGTGTCTTTCTGCAAGACATAGCTTTCAACGGGCACGCCTAAATTGCTGACAAAATCATGTTCGCCATCAATATTTCTGAATGTTGACAAGAATTCATGAGCAGCTTTTTCAATATCTTCTGCACTCATAAACTCACCATCCGCATCCAGCTTGTCAGGCGAATACACAATTCCATAAACAATTTGCTTTTCATCCAAGTCTGTAAACGCCATATCTTCTTGCTTGACGACAAGGGATATGGTATGTTCCCCTTTGGATTTAAGCATTAAAAAGCTTTCCTCGTTCGCAGGGTTTTGTACAAGTGAAACATGAGTTACCGTTGTATTTGTGAGTTGCTTTACCTTCTTTTTTGTTTTCACTTATCCTCCTAAATGGTTATTAAGTTTTTACACATTTGTTTGTGTAATATCTTTAGTTGGGTCCAGGTTGGTCATGTCATCAGGATTGATTGCCAAGTTATCATCTGACTTAGGAATTCTGACAATTTTATCATATTCTTTGCCACTTAATTCCAACCTTCCGCAGTCCCGCCTTGCCTCATTTATTGATATTACGCCCATATCCAGGTAGGTTTTATGGACAATTGCTAAATCTTTTTCATTTATCAAGCTAAGCTCGTTGAAAGATATTATATCTTCTTCGTTATGATTAAACTCTGTCGACAGAATGCTATTTAAACTATGCTCAAATTCTTTCTTTTCTGCATTGATTATACATTCTACAAGGATTTTCAACGCACCTATTGCTTCGTTACCCGAGCCAAGACTGCCAGCCGATGCGATACCAAGTATCTTTGGTGGCACGCCGTGTATCTGTGCAATCTCATCACGATTATCAAGCTTTGTATTCCTAAAGTTTTCATCAACAATCTTTGAAATTTCCTTTATTTCTACCCTTGCTTCCGTGCTGCCAAGTGTCAGTGTTACTGCTTTGTGTGCATTTTCAACCCCTTTTGCATGCGACAAGTTTCTTCTTATCTCATTTTTCTGCTCTTCTGTCAGGGTTGTACCCGTTACAACTATAAAGTAATCAGGTCTTGCATTGTTTGAGAAAAAGTTCAGAATGTAGTTAGTTATTGTATCATTTCCAACAATTGCTTTTATGCTTGAAACATAGTTTGGCACGCCATAAAACCGTGAGACAGGGTTGTAGTGGTCATGGACATACAGATACCTTCCTGGCTTGTTTTGATATGCGTAAGGCTCGTATTCAATCATGCTACCCATGCCAGTTTGCAATAAATACTTGTCAACATATATGCTGTTTTTCTTTTGCTTTACATAAACATCTTTTGCTGGCACATGGTAAAAGCTAAGCTTGCCATTTAGCTTAACTATTTCAAGTGCATACCTGCCAAAAATCTCATAATCAATTCTTAATTTTTTACAAAGGCGAATGAAAGTGTCTTGTGCAATGTTATTTGGTCTTTTTAGAAAGTCTTTAATCTTTTTTGGGGTTCCTCTTTTTGTTTCATACCCCAGCCCGCATACAAGGTTTGTTTTTAATTCAATGCAAAACTTGTGTGTAGAATTAAAGTCAAAAAGCCTGCTTAAGTAATTCATGCTGTATGGTGGAGGCACCACGCCAACCCCGTCGACAGGCATAATTGTTTCTGACGCAAAGTAGTTAACTGACTTTTTTACCTCTTCTACCTTGTTGTTAGTGTCTATTGCAAATATTATTTCATTCATCATGCCTCCTAATACCAAATATAGTTGAATATAAAATATTGTCAAGTTTTATTTTAATTATTTTTCTATTGCCATTCATTCTTTACTCCATTGGCTTAATCCTGGCTTCGATAAACGCTATTTCATCAGCATTCAAACCATATTTCTTGTATAACATGTCATCCGTCCATTGCTTGCTAAAGTCTTGTAGCGGTGCAAGCTGGAAGTATTTTCTTGACCCGTCTTGCGTATTTTTAATTAAAAATATCATAAATCTAAAAAACTTTGTTTTCATATATGAAACAACATTATCTGCTTCTTGCTGGCTTGCAAAACTGCCTATGTATAAAAATGTTTCTGTACAGACTGAACCTGGCTTTCCAACAAATGGTTTATTTATTATTTGGTGATACAAGTTGCTGCCACCACCATAAGCATTCGTTATAAACACTTTCCACTTGTCTATTAAATCAGGATTTTTTTTAATATTATTTCTATCAATATATCCAACCTGCTTTCTTGCATACAGTTTAACACTGTTTAAAAACGGCTGTGCATAAAAGTCTTTAAAGTTGGTTCTCATGTTAAAAGCATTCCTATTATAAACTATGTCAGAAAAAGGACTAAAACCATTCTTTAAAACTTTATCAAGAATGCTTATGCCACGATTGTAACGAATGAAAAAATTAAAGTTTTTGTACTTTAAATACCTGCTTGCTTCTGAAACAATCTTTCCTTGAGAATGAGAGACAATATTACACTTGCCAGCGTATTCATTATCTCTTAAAAAATAGCACACGCCACCACGCAGCTCAATATTATCAAAGCATTCTTTAAAGTCGCAATAGTCATGCAACTCTTTTATACAAGTATCATTTATCATTTGTTTTCTAAAATCATTTAATCCTTTACCACCAGTGTACCACCTGGCAGGAATTACCATTACAATAAATCTACTATTGTCAACAATTGCTTTATTTATAAAATGCTGATACACTGGTCTTGCAGAAGCACCAAAACCACCATCCATTTCTTGGTAAGGTGGGTTTGTTATGATTAAGTCAAAAGAAACACCAGTAAACAAGTTATCCTTTAGGTAATCACCACAGACAATATTGCTTTCCATTATTTCTAACATTTCAACAATGAAACCACGCTTATATCCATCTAAATAATGTACTATTTCTGACAACAATCTATTCTTAGCTTCCTGCACGTTATCAGGTAAAATGTCAATACCTTTTAAACTCTGAATGCTTTTTCTTATATAATCAGTTGTTTTATTTGGCTTGCTTAATCTTCTTCTAAGTATCTCTATAAGAAAGTTACCGTTGCCACAGCATGGCTCAAGAATGCTTGTATCCTCATTGATTATTTCATTATTTACTAAGTCACACATGTCAGAAACCAACCATGCTGGCGTAAACACTTCTCCAAATTCTTTTATTCTTTCTTTACTTTTTATCATATTAGCCTCAATTCTTGACCTCGTTATTTATAAACTCTATTTCACTGTCTGTTAAACCATACTTTTTATAAAGCATGCTATCTGTCCAGTCAGTATCAAAATCTTGCATCGGAACCATTCTGTAGACACGCCTATTGCCATTTTGTGTATGCTTTAAAAGCTTTATTAAAAATTTAAAAAACTTTGTTTCTACATAGCTTTTAATGTTCAACAATTGCTCTTTGGTATAATCATATTTATCAGGTGTACAACCTATCATGATAAAAGACCTTGAACATAAGCTATTTGGTTCACCTAAGAAGGGTTTATTTATTATCTTGCCATTAATTGACCCACCATAAACAGCATGTATGTATAACTTGTTAGCTTTTACCAGTTTAAAATTCTTTGCTATTTGCTCTCTTGAAACAAAACCATAAGGAACACCGTGTGTCTGCTTTGTAACATAATACTTATACTGAAACTCATCTGTTTTTTCAAGATTGTAATCCTTCCAGCTTGATTCAAAGATATTTTTATTGTGCATAAAGCAAGACTTGGAAGAAACTATATCATAAAAACTATTGTCTTTGAAATACATTCCTTCTTTATCAATTATCTTGTCTATAATTCCATAAGCCCTAACATCTCTTATTGTAGCATTTATGTTATATTCATCAAGAAAACCCTCCCTTTTGTAAACTTTCTTATTTACATGATAAAAGTATTCACATTTGTCTTCATATTCTCTATCCCAAAGAAAATAACAAACGCCACCAGCAATATTAACCCCAGTAAAGCATTCCCTACTATCACGGTAATCGTGTAACACTTTATAATTCCTTGCTGCAATCATTTTATCAAGCCATATTTTTGGCACTCCATTTACTGATTTAGTCATCCATCTTGAGGGTATTAGAAAAACTACTTTTTTTTTGCTATATTCTATTGCTCTATCAAAAAATTCAGGATAAGCTGCATTAGCCCTGCCTTTATTACCATCCTTTTTTACAACATTCTTCTGATAAGGTGGATTTGTAATAATCAAGTCAAACTGTATTCCTGCAAACGTGTCATCTTGTAAAAAGTCAGCATAGACAATGTTTTTATCTATTATATCAAGCATTTCTATTAAAAACTCATCGCTTGCACCGTTTAAAACACGCACCACCTCAGCACGCATTCTTTTCTTAGTCTTGTAAACACTGTCTTCTTGTATATCAATACCATACAAGGTCTGCAAGCTTTCTTTGATATGCTGCACCGACAAGCCATGTATGCTTAATCGCCTTTTAAGTATTTCAACAAGAAAATTGCCATTCCCGCAGCATGGTTCCAAAATCTTTGTAAATGTATTACGAATTTCACGGTCAACCAGGTCGCACATATCGGACACAAGCCAAGCAGGGGTAAAAACCTCGCCAAAATCACGCACTCTTTCTTTACTTTTTATCATATTATAAACCTAAATTAAAACATTTCAAACAGATTGCTTGCACAGAACCTTTTGGCAAGAGAGCATACACTGTCTGCAGCATCGTCATGCAAATTCCTTCTTTCCTTTTGGAATGAATACAATTCACGCATGAAAAAAGCATAGTCGCTGGACTTGTCAATCAGTGCATCTTCTATGAAATACACAGAGCTTAATACCAAGCTGCTGTTGACTAAAATCTTTGTTATTTTGTTAGCAGATGTACGCAGTGCCTCATAAACAAAGCCATCAAAGATTGTATCTTTCAGTCTGTCAATTTCGCTTTGAAACATTATTTTATCATGCTCGCTGGCTGTTGGCATTCGTGCCTGCAGTTGACTTATCCTGGCACGCATTTCATTATTTTTTTCAGTCAAGCTATTTGAACACAGTTCAGCAAAATACTTGCCACCATTGTTGCTTTCAAACACTGCAAGCTCAATTCGATGCTCCAAAATCTTATCAGCAACCATTTTTCTACTTATTTCACTTCTTTCTTTGGTAAAAAGCACGTCAACAATGTAAACCTCGCCAAGCCCCATATCCCAGTACCCGATTGGCATGGACAAGCTGTCTGCACCCTCATCTGCCACGTCGCACCAAGCCACTACTTGATAACGCCTGCGGTCTGTAAAGTTGTATTCGGCTGGGTCAAAACGCATTAAATCTTCTTTTTTAAACAGTCTTTCATTCATTCCCTCAACTTTTTGGCGATACAAAGCATTCCACATGTTTAATCTTGCAGTGTTAGCAAAGCCACGCTTTATCTCTTGCATCTTCTCTGTTGAAATAATGCTTTCGCAAGAAGAATTGCCTTCCTCGTTCTCAATGTCGAATGTTACCTGGTACCAGTCGTCTTCGGAATCTAACAATCTGCTACACAAGTCATCCTCGCTCCATCTTGCCATGATTATTATTTCACACCCGTAAACATTCTCACCTATATCAGCACGTGAGCGGTGCACTGTTAGATACCATGTCAGCAAGTCTTCGTTGAAATTGGCAGAGTAAGCAGCCTCTGGGCTTTTGATTGGGTCATCCAAAATCATTGCCAAGTCGCAACCCTTGCCAGTTATACTACCCGCAATCCCTGCACAGAAGTAAGCCACATCTTTAGATGTTTTCAAAGCCCATGAACTTAAGGCTCTTTTGTCTCTTGACAGTTTTAACTCAGGTGCTATTGCATTCAGCTTGCCAGCCACAGAGATTATATCTTCTTCTATCTCCCCTTCTACATTCGGCGACTCAATCATGTTTCTGATGTCTCTGCTAAATTTTTCTGCCAGTGTTGCATCGTGTGTGTTTCGCATTACTGCACCTTCTGGATAGTGCCACAAAGCCCACACAACCAGGATTGACACCATGAAAGACTTGCCAAAACGTGGGAAGATGTTAATCATTACTTTTCTGTATTTCTTGTACGCAGGGTCGCCAGTCAAGCTGTATATTATACATTTTTGCAGCACATCAGCATACCTAATTCTTTCTGTCTGCTCATCTTTGAAAAAGCTGGGGTATAGATACTTGCAGAAATTCCAAAACCCTTGCGGATTTTCTTTACGCATGGAAGCAATTAATTCATCACGCCTCTTTGCTTTCTCTTTGGCTATTTGCTTCAATAAATCTTGTGCAATGATTTTGTTTTTCATTCCTCATCCCTTATCAT comes from Bacteroidia bacterium and encodes:
- a CDS encoding phage portal protein; the protein is MTIFYIQLYLVLGGMMNEIIFAIDTNNKVEEVKKSVNYFASETIMPVDGVGVVPPPYSMNYLSRLFDFNSTHKFCIELKTNLVCGLGYETKRGTPKKIKDFLKRPNNIAQDTFIRLCKKLRIDYEIFGRYALEIVKLNGKLSFYHVPAKDVYVKQKKNSIYVDKYLLQTGMGSMIEYEPYAYQNKPGRYLYVHDHYNPVSRFYGVPNYVSSIKAIVGNDTITNYILNFFSNNARPDYFIVVTGTTLTEEQKNEIRRNLSHAKGVENAHKAVTLTLGSTEARVEIKEISKIVDENFRNTKLDNRDEIAQIHGVPPKILGIASAGSLGSGNEAIGALKILVECIINAEKKEFEHSLNSILSTEFNHNEEDIISFNELSLINEKDLAIVHKTYLDMGVISINEARRDCGRLELSGKEYDKIVRIPKSDDNLAINPDDMTNLDPTKDITQTNV
- a CDS encoding XkdF-like putative serine protease domain-containing protein, giving the protein MKTKKKVKQLTNTTVTHVSLVQNPANEESFLMLKSKGEHTISLVVKQEDMAFTDLDEKQIVYGIVYSPDKLDADGEFMSAEDIEKAAHEFLSTFRNIDGEHDFVSNLGVPVESYVLQKDTEIAGRMVKQGSWVLAIKATDEAWQKVKSGEFTGFSLAGKTTRREVNVDVDENGNIVKYGALKSVANSILEALGFVQKDFNDEVYNDENNNVGWYLDLLYYALNDALYKNDTPEAKKNEMITSIYQFISKINSMDFIIKHKKKEDEMSKETAKQEEQQDSKQDKLQAAVANLMDKLGELEKRMDVIDETEKRIQDLEKFSVESSKVIKASANRIDELEDVAMKSEQTVEKAAPKKKEFNLLLGGYDNE
- a CDS encoding Eco57I restriction-modification methylase domain-containing protein produces the protein MIKSKERIKEFGEVFTPAWLVSDMCDLVNNEIINEDTSILEPCCGNGNFLIEILRRRLSKPNKTTDYIRKSIQSLKGIDILPDNVQEAKNRLLSEIVHYLDGYKRGFIVEMLEIMESNIVCGDYLKDNLFTGVSFDLIITNPPYQEMDGGFGASARPVYQHFINKAIVDNSRFIVMVIPARWYTGGKGLNDFRKQMINDTCIKELHDYCDFKECFDNIELRGGVCYFLRDNEYAGKCNIVSHSQGKIVSEASRYLKYKNFNFFIRYNRGISILDKVLKNGFSPFSDIVYNRNAFNMRTNFKDFYAQPFLNSVKLYARKQVGYIDRNNIKKNPDLIDKWKVFITNAYGGGSNLYHQIINKPFVGKPGSVCTETFLYIGSFASQQEADNVVSYMKTKFFRFMIFLIKNTQDGSRKYFQLAPLQDFSKQWTDDMLYKKYGLNADEIAFIEARIKPME
- a CDS encoding Eco57I restriction-modification methylase domain-containing protein; the encoded protein is MIKSKERVRDFGEVFTPAWLVSDMCDLVDREIRNTFTKILEPCCGNGNFLVEILKRRLSIHGLSVQHIKESLQTLYGIDIQEDSVYKTKKRMRAEVVRVLNGASDEFLIEMLDIIDKNIVYADFLQDDTFAGIQFDLIITNPPYQKNVVKKDGNKGRANAAYPEFFDRAIEYSKKKVVFLIPSRWMTKSVNGVPKIWLDKMIAARNYKVLHDYRDSRECFTGVNIAGGVCYFLWDREYEDKCEYFYHVNKKVYKREGFLDEYNINATIRDVRAYGIIDKIIDKEGMYFKDNSFYDIVSSKSCFMHNKNIFESSWKDYNLEKTDEFQYKYYVTKQTHGVPYGFVSREQIAKNFKLVKANKLYIHAVYGGSINGKIINKPFLGEPNSLCSRSFIMIGCTPDKYDYTKEQLLNIKSYVETKFFKFLIKLLKHTQNGNRRVYRMVPMQDFDTDWTDSMLYKKYGLTDSEIEFINNEVKN